In Candidatus Dormiibacterota bacterium, the following are encoded in one genomic region:
- a CDS encoding M1 family metallopeptidase, translated as MGLKVSKQSGSRLRAAIIFTGVVLLAARPTAAADGQAARLGHAVVPVFESVRLALDPAAPSYQGSAHVELKGIDRADSFTFHARDIVIGALMLKGRGGRIPVEHAVDGDVVTVKSQHPLEPGAYSLDIDFTAKFNMQAAGLYRIKVDDDWYSFTQFEATDARGAFPCWDEPGFKIPFQITLVVPEAHLAIGNTPIESEAVADGQKTVVFEKTPPLPAYLLAIATGPLETVPIEGMRVPGRIVTIKGASGLAAEAARVTPPLVAALEKYFGIPYPYRKLDLLAVPEFWPGAMENAGAITFADRILLIDPRVASGEQKRTLVAVAAHELAHMWFGDLVTMRWWDDLWLNESFASWMGDRISDQVFPGGRLQIAQVSGMQSAMRTDARLSTRAMRQPIEGVENLDQLADELTYDKGQAVLTMFEAWLGPETFRKGVVAYLKTHAWGSATASDLWASLSKTAGRDVAGPMSTFLDQPGVPLVKVDLLPGGKVRLSQERFLNEGAAAPQRAAWQIPVILKYSDGRTTRTRTLLLKEPSRVVALQGVTGLVWAHPNAGETGYYRWRVPPVTLTVLAAAAPKEMNVRERIGYIGNLEALLDEGALGGDHDLRLLSRFATDPQPEVIDALIEHLRRVKEAFAGEDLKEPFVAYVRSVLSPALQRFGKARAEGEDEAVSLLRPDLLEGLAIEGQDAAILDYADSLAGAYLKDESSIDPALAGVALQLSATRGDMALFKRYRRLFEKARVPADRGRYLTALGSFRSPEVVDAALAYTLHGPLRTQEILTIPSHVSEDPGYRPAVWTWVTENFKPIVDRVPANYGIFLVHYASGCSDERLQAARDFFSDPAHDLPGVQTELKKVADEVSDCVRLRRRERPAVAEFLRSLTDGADSRGVAAGGGARPRSVSE; from the coding sequence TTGGGCCTGAAAGTTTCGAAGCAGTCCGGAAGCCGTCTTCGGGCCGCTATCATCTTTACAGGGGTTGTCCTGCTGGCCGCCCGGCCGACGGCCGCGGCGGACGGACAGGCTGCGCGTCTCGGTCACGCCGTCGTCCCGGTCTTCGAGTCGGTCCGGCTGGCGCTCGACCCCGCGGCCCCTTCCTACCAGGGATCGGCCCACGTCGAGCTCAAGGGGATCGACAGGGCGGACTCGTTCACCTTCCACGCCCGCGACATCGTCATCGGCGCGCTGATGCTCAAGGGACGAGGCGGCCGCATCCCGGTCGAGCACGCTGTCGACGGGGACGTCGTCACGGTCAAGTCACAGCACCCCCTCGAACCGGGCGCCTACTCGCTCGACATCGACTTCACGGCCAAGTTCAACATGCAGGCGGCGGGCCTCTACCGGATCAAGGTCGATGACGACTGGTATTCCTTCACCCAGTTCGAGGCGACCGACGCGCGGGGCGCGTTCCCGTGCTGGGACGAGCCCGGGTTCAAGATTCCGTTCCAGATCACCCTGGTCGTGCCCGAAGCGCATCTGGCGATCGGCAATACACCGATCGAGAGCGAGGCGGTCGCCGACGGGCAGAAGACGGTCGTGTTCGAGAAGACGCCGCCGCTCCCGGCCTACCTGCTGGCGATCGCCACCGGGCCGCTCGAGACCGTCCCGATCGAGGGGATGCGCGTGCCCGGGCGGATCGTGACGATCAAGGGGGCGTCGGGGCTGGCGGCCGAAGCGGCGCGCGTCACGCCCCCCCTGGTCGCGGCGCTGGAAAAATATTTCGGCATCCCGTACCCCTACCGCAAGCTCGATCTTCTCGCGGTCCCGGAGTTCTGGCCGGGGGCGATGGAAAACGCCGGCGCCATCACGTTCGCCGACCGCATCCTGCTCATCGATCCACGCGTCGCCAGCGGCGAGCAGAAGCGCACGCTGGTGGCGGTCGCGGCCCACGAGCTGGCGCACATGTGGTTCGGCGATCTCGTGACCATGCGCTGGTGGGACGACCTGTGGCTGAACGAGTCGTTCGCCTCGTGGATGGGGGACAGGATCTCCGACCAGGTCTTCCCCGGCGGCCGCCTTCAGATCGCCCAGGTCAGCGGCATGCAGTCGGCCATGCGGACCGACGCGCGCCTGTCGACCCGCGCCATGCGCCAGCCGATCGAGGGGGTGGAGAACCTCGACCAGCTCGCCGACGAGCTGACCTACGACAAGGGACAGGCGGTGCTGACCATGTTCGAGGCCTGGCTCGGCCCCGAGACATTCCGCAAGGGGGTCGTCGCCTACTTGAAGACCCACGCGTGGGGCAGCGCCACCGCCTCGGACCTCTGGGCCTCGCTCTCGAAGACGGCGGGGCGGGACGTGGCGGGGCCGATGTCGACCTTTCTCGACCAGCCCGGCGTCCCGCTGGTGAAGGTCGACCTGCTTCCCGGCGGCAAGGTCCGTCTGAGCCAGGAGCGCTTCCTCAACGAGGGCGCCGCCGCTCCGCAGCGGGCCGCCTGGCAGATCCCGGTGATCCTGAAGTACTCGGACGGCAGAACGACGCGCACCCGTACGCTTCTTCTCAAGGAGCCGTCACGCGTCGTCGCGCTCCAGGGCGTCACCGGCCTCGTCTGGGCCCACCCCAACGCCGGCGAGACCGGCTACTACCGCTGGAGGGTGCCGCCCGTGACGCTCACGGTTCTCGCCGCCGCGGCGCCGAAGGAGATGAACGTCCGCGAGCGCATCGGCTACATCGGCAACCTCGAGGCCCTGCTCGACGAAGGGGCGCTGGGGGGGGACCACGATCTCCGTCTGCTGTCCCGCTTCGCCACCGACCCGCAGCCGGAGGTCATCGACGCGCTCATCGAGCATCTCAGGAGGGTCAAGGAGGCTTTCGCCGGCGAGGATCTGAAGGAGCCGTTCGTGGCCTACGTCCGCTCGGTCCTGTCGCCCGCCCTGCAGCGCTTCGGCAAGGCGCGAGCCGAGGGGGAGGACGAGGCGGTGTCGCTGCTGCGCCCGGACCTCCTCGAGGGGCTGGCGATCGAAGGGCAGGACGCCGCGATCCTGGACTACGCCGACTCCCTGGCGGGCGCGTACCTGAAGGACGAGTCCTCGATCGATCCGGCCCTCGCCGGCGTGGCGCTCCAACTGTCGGCCACCCGCGGCGACATGGCCTTGTTCAAGCGATACCGCAGGCTGTTCGAGAAGGCGCGCGTGCCGGCGGATCGCGGCCGTTACCTCACGGCCCTCGGCTCGTTCCGCTCCCCGGAGGTCGTCGACGCGGCGCTGGCCTACACGCTCCACGGTCCGCTCAGGACGCAGGAGATCCTGACCATCCCGAGCCACGTCAGCGAGGACCCCGGCTACCGCCCCGCGGTCTGGACCTGGGTGACGGAGAACTTCAAGCCGATCGTCGATCGCGTCCCCGCCAACTACGGGATCTTCCTGGTGCACTACGCCTCGGGCTGCTCGGACGAGCGGCTGCAGGCGGCGCGCGACTTCTTCTCCGACCCGGCGCACGACCTGCCCGGCGTCCAGACCGAGCTGAAGAAGGTCGCGGACGAGGTGAGCGACTGTGTCCGCCTGCGCCGGCGCGAGCGGCCCGCCGTGGCGGAGTTCCTTCGCAGCCTCACCGATGGGGCGGATTCGCGCGGCGTCGCGGCCGGCGGCGGCGCGCGACCCAGGAGTGTGTCCGAGTAA